The following coding sequences are from one Panicum hallii strain FIL2 chromosome 5, PHallii_v3.1, whole genome shotgun sequence window:
- the LOC112894394 gene encoding pentatricopeptide repeat-containing protein At1g69290-like has protein sequence MRALLRLRRQLPLPFTARAFSSSSEPNEIPTIYSFLQPSVFAPRPRPQPPPPPPPAHDTAPRKTLPVADAATLESSLLAAVAEDRSDDAWLAFKSLAASSSPPSPHAAAALVSHLAGAAAAHQRLSLKRAFAAAIFLLEKSPHAAPVPEPALGALFSALAAAGSAAPALALARAMLRCGRRLPAFSVWGHPLIEVTRDDAGAFAAFLKVFDEACKLVVEEKAPAEAVAMRPDLAACNDVLAGCCRRLGSVADAERVLETMSAVGVSPDVESFGSLAFLYAWRGVPSRVDELDTLLDALGFSKKGFFKNLISGYLKSSNFELVSSLILSAVKERRVGDGNGFDEETYSEVARCFVDHARIRELAQLIIQAQEIELTQQPMSAEDSVGFGIVNACVELGLLNKAHNILDEMTAQGASVDLGVYSSILKAYCKEQKTAEAAQLVAEISAAGLQLDAGSYDALIDASMTAHDFQSAFALFKDMREARLPELRSSYLTIMTGLTENNQPGLMASFLDSVVDDPRIQIATHDWNSIVHAFCKVGRLEDARRTYRRMVFLRFEPNNQTYLSLINGYVSAEKYFNVLILWTEVRRKGTDFNHELIDAFLYALVKGGFFDMAMQVIDRAQEFKIFIDKWRYKQAFMETHKKLKVAKLRKRNFRKMEALVAFKNWAGLNT, from the coding sequence ATGCGCGCTCTACTCCGCCTCCGGCGCCAGCTACCTCTGCCCTTCACCGCGcgggccttctcctcctcctccgagcCCAACGAGATCCCCACCATCTACTCCTTCCTCCAGCCCTCTGTTTTCGCGCCGCGTCCCAGGCcccaaccgccgccgcccccacccccgGCCCATGACACCGCCCCCAGAAAGACGCTCCCCGTTGCCGACGCCGCCACGCTCGAATCcagcctcctcgccgccgtcgcggaGGACCGCTCTGACGATGCGTGGCTCGCGTTCAAGTCACTAGCCGCGTCCTCCAGCCCGCCCTcaccccacgccgccgccgcgctcgtcTCCCACCTCGCCGGCGCAGCGGCCGCGCACCAGCGGCTTAGCCTCAAGCGCGCCTTCGCCGCGGCCATCTTCCTGCTGGAGAAGAGCCCGCACGCGGCGCCCGTCCCGGAGCCCGCCCTCGGGGCGCTCTTCTCCGCGCTAGCCGCGGCGGgctccgccgcgccggcgcTGGCGCTCGCGCGCGCGATGCTACGCTGCGGGCGCCGCCTCCCGGCGTTCTCCGTCTGGGGGCACCCTCTGATCGAGGTTACCCGCGATGACGCGGGCGCCTTTGCGGCATTCCTGAAGGTGTTCGACGAAGCCTGCAAGCTCGTGGTGGAGGAGAAGGCTCCTGCTGAGGCGGTGGCGATGCGCCCTGATCTCGCTGCCTGCAATGACGTCCTTGCTGGTTGCTGCCGCAGGCTTGGCTCGGTGGCTGATGCTGAGAGGGTCCTGGAGACTATGTCGGCCGTTGGGGTCTCGCCAGACGTAGAGAGCTTTGGGTCACTTGCCTTCTTGTATGCTTGGAGAGGTGTTCCCAGCCGGGTTGATGAGCTGGATACATTGCTTGATGCTCTGGGATTCAGCAAGAAGGGATTTTTCAAGAATCTGATCAGTGGGTACCTAAAATCAAGCAACTTCGAGTTGGTTTCATCACTCATCCTCAGTGCAGTGAAGGAGCGCAGAGTTGGGGATGGCAATGGATTTGATGAGGAAACCTATAGTGAGGTTGCTCGGTGCTTTGTTGATCATGCGAGGATTCGAGAACTAGCTCAGTTGATCATCCAAGCACAGGAGATTGAGCTCACTCAACAACCTATGTCAGCAGAGGATTCTGTTGGGTTTGGGATTGTCAATGCTTGTGTTGAACTTGGCCTATTGAACAAAGCTCATAACATTCTCGATGAAATGACTGCTCAAGGAGCTTCTGTAGATCTTGGTGTGTACTCCTCGATCTTGAAAGCATACTGCAAGGAACAGAAGACTGCAGAGGCTGCACAGCTTGTGGCAGAGATTAGTGCAGCTGGGCTTCAACTTGATGCTGGTAGTTATGATGCTCTTATCGATGCTTCCATGACAGCCCATGATTTCCAATCTGCATTTGCTCTTTTCAAGGACATGAGGGAGGCAAGACTACCAGAACTTAGATCAAGTTATCTCACTATAATGACAGGCTTGACAGAGAACAACCAGCCTGGCCTCATGGCTTCATTCTTGGACTCAGTTGTTGATGACCCGAGAATACAGATTGCTACACATGATTGGAACTCGATAGTACATGCTTTCTGCAAGGTCGGGAGGTTAGAGGATGCTAGAAGGACATACCGAAGGATGGTATTCCTTAGATTTGAACCAAATAATCAGACATACCTTTCACTGATCAATGGGTATGTCTCAGCTGAGAAGTACTTTAATGTGCTCATATTATGGACAGAAGTGAGGAGGAAGGGGACTGATTTCAACCACGAGTTGATTGATGCCTTTCTGTATGCTTTGGTGAAAGGAGGGTTCTTTGATATGGCAATGCAGGTGATTGACAGGGCGCAAGAGTTTAAAATATTTATAGATAAGTGGAGGTACAAGCAAGCATTCATGGAAACCCACAAGAAACTGAAAGTGGCAAAGCTAAGAAAGCGAAACTTCAGGAAAATGGAAGCCCTGGTAGCTTTCAAAAATTGGGCTGGTCTGAATACATGA
- the LOC112895967 gene encoding RNA-binding protein pno1: protein MEVERAATAAAAGGSSAEMAVDHAAGPGAVEKPRFDALMPSEMSGGRPQFRKVPVPQHRFAPLKRCWMEIYTPVYEHMKVDIRMNIKARRVELKTRKDTPDVSNLQKCADFVHAFMLGFDIADAVALLRLDDLYVDSFEIKDVKTLRGEHLSRAIGRLSGKGGKTKYAIENSTRTRIVIADTKIHILGSFVNIKVARDSLCSLILGSPAGKVYSKLRAVSARLAERY from the exons ATGGAGGTCGAAAGggccgcgaccgccgccgcggcggggggTTCCTCCGCTGAGATGGCGGTGGACCACGCCGCGGGCCCGGGCGCCGTGGAGAAGCCGCGGTTCGATGCTCTGATGCCGAGCGAGATGAGCGGCGGGAGGCCCCAGTTCCGGAAGGTGCCCGTGCCGCAGCACCGCTTCGCGCCGCTCAAGCGATGCTGGATGGAGATCTACACACCGGTCTATGAGCACATGAAGGTCGACATCCGCATGAACATCAAG GCAAGAAGGGTGGAGCTCAAAACAAGGAAAGACACACCAGATGTGAGCAACCTTCAGAAATGTGCGGACTTTGTGCATGCTTTTATGCTTGGATTTGACATTGCCGATGCTGTTGCCCTGCTGCGTCTTGATGACCTTTATGTGGATTCCTTTGAGATTAAGGATGTGAAAACCCTTCGAGGAGAGCACCTGTCACGAGCTATTGGCCGCCTATCAGGGAAAGGGGGCAAGACCAAATACGCCATCGAGAACTCTACCAGGACCCGAATCGTTATTGCTGATACAAAGATCCATATACTTGGATCTTTTGTTAACATCAAGGTTGCTCGGGATTCACTTTGCAGCCTCATCTTGGGTTCTCCTGCTGGCAAAGTGTATTCTAAGCTTAGGGCTGTATCTGCTAGGTTGGCGGAAAGGTATTGA
- the LOC112891892 gene encoding homeobox-leucine zipper protein TF1-like produces the protein MASLFYPNRNKNGSGKSPGDGQDGPQPKKRCLRRLTSRQAEILEGFFSVCAHPDETQRIQLAAMTGLGLHQVKFWFQNKRTHVKHLSGKEENYRLKVENEMLREENDMFKQAQNNALCPRCTNDPGFLQILKELEQVKAQNQMLQQELQQMRIDNEARLTMRPPIRVFHLEPSSGNAFGMQDEVQALTEVAKSAAHELFILSDSSSPLWLAVPGGSFQVLNRMAYAQMFPGQMGVGTIGLTAEATRASAVVMLDPKSIVEFLMDSGSFGPFFPGLMSGAATSTKVYNWPQNSEAGYDGAMQLLTVEMVFPSPLVPVRKCTFLRYCKRLELGAMAVVDVSLDDGAKCQKMPSGILIQPIRHNSCKVTAIEHVRVDGSGTHELFQACLSGLLFGARRWVMSMARQSARLRDVFHVTNCTLDVTSRGRKAIMKLADNLLANYTGSIAGLPADDWSVQCGEGTEEDVKIAYRRNDDGSNTAIVCTSATFLLPLPMRMVFDLLKSNLLRVKWDVLVNGGCVKEVVRVANGVGSEDAVSILHVKHGSGANKETMMILQNSCYDASGSFMVYSSLDKHVMEMITSPGGEEAMSNIALFPAGFSLVPLADPANAGSPIGEAGGTVMTAGFQILMKLARGTGLCPRSVSSAIKIMTEHIEAIKDTLQNSHPVFYKTIQSPN, from the exons ATGGCATCTCTGTTCTATCCAAATCG CAACAAGAATGGTAGTGGAAAGAGCCCCGGCGACGGTCAGGATGGTCCGCAACCAAAGAAAAGGTGCCTACGCAGGCTCACCAGCCGGCAGGCAGAAATACTGGAGGG TTTCTTTAGCGTCTGCGCACATCCTGATGAAACTCAAAGGATCCAGCTAGCTGCTATGACTGGCCTTGGGTTGCATCAGGTGAAGTTTTGGTTCCAGAACAAGAGAACCCATGTAAAG CATTTAAGTGGCAAAGAAGAGAACTACAGGTTGAAAGTGGAGAATGAAATGCTGAGGGAGGAAAACGACATGTTCAAGCAGGCACAGAACAATGCTCTCTGTCCCAGATGCACTAATGATCCAGGGTTCCTCCAGATCCTCAAGGAACTGGAACAGGTGAAAGCGCAAAATCAGATGCTGCAGCAAGAGTTGCAGCAG ATGCGTATCGACAATGAAGCCCGTCTGACCATGCGTCCACCTATCCGCGTATTCCATCTTGAGCCCTCGTCCGGGAATGCCTTTGGAATGCAGGATGAAGTCCAGGCGCTTACTGAAGTAGCCAAGAGCGCGGCGCATGAGCTTTTCATTCTGAGTGACTCCAGCAGCCCTCTGTGGCTGGCTGTTCCTGGTGGTTCATTCCAAGTACTGAACAGGATGGCCTACGCCCAAATGTTTCCTGGGCAGATGGGTGTAGGTACCATTGGGTTGACGGCAGAAGCTACCCGTGCCAGCGCTGTGGTCATGCTGGACCCCAAAAGCATTGTGGAATTTCTAATGGATAGT GGGAGCTTTGGACCCTTCTTCCCTGGACTCATGTCCGGTGCAGCGACCAGCACCAAGGTCTACAACTGGCCTCAGAATAGCGAGGCAGGCTACGATGGGGCTATGCAGCTG CTGACTGTCGAGATGGTGTTCCCATCGCCTCTGGTGCCGGTTAGGAAATGCACCTTCCTGCGCTACTGCAAGAGGCTGGAGCTGGGAGCCATGGCTGTCGTCGACGTGTCTTTGGACGACGGTGCCAAGTGCCAGAAGATGCCATCAGGAATACTGATTCAGCCCATAAGGCACAACAGCTGCAAG GTCACCGCCATCGAGCACGTTCGAGTAGATGGCAGTGGTACCCATGAGCTCTTCCAGGCATGCCTGAGCGGCCTCCTCTTCGGCGCCAGGCGCTGGGTGATGAGCATGGCGCGGCAGTCCGCGCGGCTCAGGGACGTGTTCCATGTCACCAACTGTACCCTGGACG TCACTTCAAGGGGGAGGAAGGCCATCATGAAGCTGGCAGACAATCTGCTGGCCAACTACACCGGCAGCATCGCCGGCCTCCCCGCGGACGACTGGAGCGTCCAGTGCGGCGAGGGCACGGAGGAAGACGTCAAGATTGCGTACAGAAGGAACGACGACGGCAGCAACACCGCGATCGTGTGCACGAGCGCGACGTTCCTGCTGCCGCTGCCCATGAGGATGGTGTTCGACCTGCTCAAGAGCAACTTGCTGCGTGTCAAG TGGGATGTCCTGGTGAATGGAGGCTGCGTGAAGGAGGTAGTCCGTGTGGCCAATGGCGTCGGAAGTGAAGATGCTGTCTCCATCCTGCATGTCAAG CATGGCAGCGGGGCAAACAAGGAAACCATGATGATCCTCCAGAACAGCTGCTACGATGCGTCTGGATCATTCATGGTCTACTCCTCTCTTGACAAACATGTGATGGAGATGATCACGAGCCCGGGCGGCGAAGAGGCGATGAGCAACATTGCGCTCTTCCCCGCCGGCTTCTCCCTTGTCCCCCTCGCCGACCCGGCGAATGCTGGCTCTCCCATTGGAGAGGCTGGGGGAACTGTGATGACTGCAGGGTTCCAGATTCTGATGAAGCTGGCCCGTGGGACTGGCCTGTGCCCTCGGTCAGTGTCGTCGGCGATCAAGATCATGACGGAACACATTGAAGCTATCAAAGACACGCTGCAGAACAGCCACCCTGTTTTCTACAAGACGATCCAGTCTCCCAACTAG